One stretch of Thermoprotei archaeon DNA includes these proteins:
- a CDS encoding HAD-IA family hydrolase, translating to MRFEYFVTDLDGTLVKLNINWEALRSVVRKLLNTDHPLKPLATSIPIAAKGNHELIKKAFDYIKNVELRASSDVMRDEVLIDFFKWLKLNGVRIGLVTLQAMEPATLALYKLGVLKFFSVIITREHDLRRINQLSLALRELNADAKKTIFVGDTQWDVEAGKMLGCYTVSVNQSIPGADYYVKNIPELKQFFKPYL from the coding sequence GTGAGGTTTGAATATTTCGTCACTGATCTTGATGGGACTTTAGTGAAGCTTAATATAAATTGGGAGGCATTAAGGAGTGTTGTAAGAAAATTATTAAATACGGATCATCCTTTAAAACCGTTGGCTACCAGTATACCTATTGCAGCTAAGGGCAATCATGAATTGATTAAAAAAGCTTTTGATTACATAAAAAATGTTGAATTGCGTGCATCTAGTGATGTAATGCGCGATGAAGTGTTGATTGATTTTTTTAAATGGTTAAAGTTAAACGGAGTGAGAATTGGATTGGTTACGTTGCAAGCGATGGAACCGGCAACTTTAGCGTTATATAAGCTTGGTGTCCTGAAGTTTTTCTCTGTTATAATAACTAGGGAGCATGATTTACGTAGAATTAATCAACTTTCTCTAGCTCTTAGAGAATTAAATGCCGATGCTAAAAAAACAATTTTTGTTGGTGACACGCAATGGGATGTTGAGGCTGGAAAAATGCTTGGTTGCTATACAGTTTCAGTGAATCAAAGTATACCAGGTGCCGATTATTATGTAAAAAATATTCCTGAACTAAAACAGTTTTTTAAACCTTACCTTTGA
- the guaB gene encoding IMP dehydrogenase yields MVVIRGEGLTFDDVLLLPRSSLIRSRREVDISSRLTKRIKINVPIVSSPMDTVTESRLAIAMAREGAIGVIHRFMPIEDQVREVLKVKRSEGIIIEKPYVISPDNTIDDVRKMMEKYKVSGLLVVDESNHLLGIITSRDIIFEKSSKKVSEVMTPRKHLVTARPDVTIDEAKEILKSHKIEKLPLVDEKNILRGLITMRDIVSMEKFPYASKDKKGRLMVGAAVGLKDYLERTKRLLDAEVDFIIIDVANGYTQSVTEAIKKIKSNFDIDVVAGNVATAEGAELLVSAEADAIRVGIGSGSACITRLVAGVGVPQISAIMECAQVASKYDVPIISDGGIRKPGDIVKALAAGASTVMIGNLLAGTEESPGVTIIRENRKYKIFRGMASHGAYLSKLEREGIFEEEEVEAYVSEGVEGLVEYRGTVSEVLKQLVGGLRSGMSYLGAKNIKELQNNAMFIKITDAGIREGGVHDMLPF; encoded by the coding sequence GTGGTTGTAATCAGAGGTGAGGGGCTTACTTTTGACGATGTATTATTATTACCGAGATCATCATTGATACGTTCACGACGTGAAGTTGATATTAGTTCAAGGCTTACAAAGCGAATTAAAATTAATGTACCTATCGTGAGCAGTCCTATGGACACTGTAACAGAATCACGTTTAGCGATAGCAATGGCTAGAGAAGGAGCTATAGGTGTTATTCATAGATTCATGCCTATTGAAGATCAAGTTCGTGAAGTTCTGAAGGTGAAGAGATCTGAGGGAATAATAATAGAAAAACCTTACGTTATAAGTCCAGACAATACAATTGATGACGTACGCAAAATGATGGAAAAGTATAAGGTTAGTGGTTTATTAGTCGTCGATGAAAGTAATCATCTTCTCGGTATTATTACGTCGAGGGATATAATCTTCGAGAAAAGTTCTAAAAAAGTATCTGAAGTAATGACACCGAGGAAACATCTTGTGACTGCAAGACCTGATGTTACAATTGATGAGGCAAAGGAAATATTAAAAAGTCACAAGATAGAAAAGTTACCGTTAGTTGACGAGAAAAATATACTTAGAGGTTTAATTACTATGCGTGATATAGTTAGTATGGAAAAGTTTCCTTATGCTTCAAAAGATAAAAAAGGTCGTCTTATGGTTGGAGCTGCTGTTGGCTTAAAAGATTATTTAGAACGTACAAAAAGACTTCTTGATGCAGAGGTAGACTTCATCATAATAGACGTTGCAAACGGTTATACGCAAAGTGTGACTGAAGCAATCAAAAAAATAAAGAGTAACTTTGACATAGATGTTGTAGCAGGTAATGTTGCTACTGCTGAAGGTGCTGAACTTCTGGTGAGTGCCGAGGCTGATGCTATACGTGTAGGGATAGGATCAGGAAGTGCGTGTATAACAAGATTAGTTGCAGGTGTTGGAGTACCGCAAATAAGTGCAATAATGGAATGTGCTCAAGTTGCATCTAAATACGATGTTCCCATAATATCAGATGGAGGCATAAGAAAGCCTGGTGACATTGTAAAAGCATTAGCAGCAGGAGCATCAACAGTTATGATAGGAAATCTTTTGGCTGGTACTGAAGAGAGTCCAGGTGTTACAATAATACGTGAAAATAGGAAGTACAAAATATTTAGAGGTATGGCATCACACGGTGCATACCTATCAAAACTAGAAAGAGAGGGCATATTTGAAGAAGAAGAGGTGGAGGCCTATGTATCAGAGGGTGTCGAAGGTTTAGTGGAATACAGGGGGACAGTCTCAGAGGTACTTAAACAACTAGTTGGTGGATTAAGATCTGGCATGAGCTACTTAGGTGCAAAGAATATAAAAGAGCTGCAAAATAATGCCATGTTCATAAAAATCACTGATGCAGGAATTAGAGAAGGTGGAGTTCACGATATGTTACCATTTTAA
- a CDS encoding aldo/keto reductase, whose translation MEYKKFQKINEKISAIGLGTWQYSETWGMLDYNTAKSIIASAIENGVNLIDTAAVYGKGKSEEFIGKALKELNTRDDVFIATKIPGDFLNKDDVFRAVDKCLSRLQVDTIDLMQVHWPPLWHNFPTCGYMKALERLIELGKIRYIGLSDFPVELIEAARNCLSRHDVASIQVRYNAIERAAEINHIPYAERNGMMLLAWSPLAKGALTGKYTINDISKLNDLRSSDPIFSHENFKEVEKLISLLKKIGEKYNKTPSQVALNWLIIASTAVVPIPGAKSVQQLIENIGSSGWHLSYNEWREIDEVSKNLRITYVTW comes from the coding sequence ATGGAGTACAAAAAATTTCAAAAAATTAATGAAAAAATTTCTGCAATAGGTCTTGGCACATGGCAATATAGTGAAACGTGGGGAATGCTTGATTACAATACTGCTAAATCAATAATAGCTAGCGCAATAGAAAATGGTGTAAATTTAATTGATACAGCTGCAGTGTATGGAAAAGGTAAGAGTGAGGAATTTATCGGCAAGGCTCTTAAAGAATTAAACACACGAGATGATGTGTTCATCGCTACAAAAATTCCTGGCGATTTTCTTAATAAGGACGATGTGTTCAGGGCCGTTGATAAATGTTTATCTAGATTACAAGTTGATACAATAGATCTAATGCAGGTTCACTGGCCTCCTCTTTGGCATAATTTTCCAACATGTGGATACATGAAAGCATTAGAGAGGCTCATTGAGCTTGGAAAAATCAGATATATAGGTTTAAGTGATTTTCCTGTTGAACTTATAGAAGCAGCTAGAAACTGTTTATCAAGGCATGATGTAGCAAGTATTCAAGTACGTTATAATGCGATAGAACGCGCTGCTGAGATCAATCATATTCCTTATGCAGAAAGGAATGGAATGATGCTATTAGCATGGAGCCCATTAGCAAAGGGTGCTCTTACAGGAAAGTATACCATTAATGATATATCTAAATTAAATGATCTGAGAAGCTCAGATCCTATCTTCTCTCATGAGAATTTTAAGGAAGTTGAGAAACTTATTAGTTTACTAAAGAAAATTGGAGAAAAGTATAACAAAACTCCCTCTCAAGTAGCATTAAATTGGTTAATAATTGCAAGCACCGCTGTAGTTCCTATACCAGGTGCTAAAAGTGTACAACAACTTATAGAAAACATCGGATCGTCAGGATGGCACCTAAGTTATAACGAGTGGCGTGAAATAGATGAAGTTAGCAAAAATCTGAGAATTACTTACGTTACTTGGTAG
- a CDS encoding phosphoribosyltransferase family protein yields MDKLIEIKTRMYSIEILRLLKSMYQYNELSRETGLPPPVLSRYVNGYVLPSLERAKMFIQLFKSIYLRQAAESKIIKRENIIQITPLLSDTRLLSYIAKLISDEFSDTGVTKVLTKETDGIPLATLVGNELGVPVIVAKNKKELGIDNFIEAKQTYVSGVYTYIYVPKNLIRRGDKVLIVDDIIRSGSTIKALVSICREVRAEIAGIYSLVSIGNALENLRNEYPYPIKSLLIIK; encoded by the coding sequence ATGGATAAATTGATAGAAATTAAAACAAGAATGTATAGCATTGAGATTCTTAGGTTACTTAAGTCAATGTATCAATATAATGAACTTTCACGTGAAACTGGATTACCCCCGCCTGTTTTAAGTAGATATGTTAATGGTTATGTTCTTCCTAGCCTAGAACGAGCAAAAATGTTTATTCAACTTTTTAAATCCATTTATTTAAGACAAGCAGCTGAGAGCAAAATTATTAAAAGAGAAAATATTATACAGATCACTCCTCTCTTATCTGATACTCGTCTTCTCTCATACATTGCAAAACTAATATCTGACGAATTCAGCGACACTGGAGTAACCAAAGTTCTCACAAAAGAGACCGATGGTATACCATTAGCAACACTCGTTGGTAATGAACTAGGTGTTCCAGTTATTGTTGCAAAAAATAAAAAAGAACTAGGTATTGATAATTTTATTGAGGCTAAACAAACCTATGTTTCTGGTGTTTATACATACATCTATGTTCCAAAAAATCTTATAAGACGAGGTGATAAAGTCTTAATAGTGGATGATATAATACGATCTGGTTCCACTATAAAAGCATTGGTTAGTATCTGCAGAGAGGTCAGAGCAGAGATTGCAGGAATATATTCCCTAGTCTCAATAGGTAATGCATTAGAAAATTTAAGAAACGAATATCCATACCCAATAAAATCATTGTTAATAATTAAGTAA
- a CDS encoding 4a-hydroxytetrahydrobiopterin dehydratase — translation MVIKVTLKRSEIELRLAKLENWKLRGRRIVRTVRFKTFLDAINFINRVAIIAEHKNHHPDLRISYNRVTVSLITHDVKGITDLDFQLAEIINKIIDNFKGKV, via the coding sequence ATGGTGATTAAAGTGACGCTTAAGAGAAGTGAAATAGAACTTAGACTTGCTAAACTAGAAAATTGGAAACTGAGGGGTAGAAGAATAGTACGAACTGTTAGGTTTAAAACGTTTTTAGATGCTATTAATTTCATAAATAGAGTAGCAATAATAGCAGAGCATAAAAACCACCATCCTGATTTGAGAATTTCCTACAATCGTGTGACTGTTTCATTGATTACTCATGATGTAAAAGGAATCACAGACCTTGATTTTCAGTTAGCAGAAATAATCAACAAAATAATAGACAATTTCAAAGGTAAGGTTTAA
- a CDS encoding sulfite exporter TauE/SafE family protein, which yields MDIVIIVSLIFFGLVAGVIGGFLGTGGCVIMLPALYFLYNYSLPVAIGTTIVAVIITASSGSIAHIKIKNVDYKTALVVAVSGGIGAIVGSVIFQYLITQLPLLKLILGLAFLYVSIRMIYEGVFRRKTTEKVGNIIPGTTLAKSLLGFFIGVLTGVIGLGGGYALVPSFIYLLGSPVKIAVGTSLTSFISMAVISGSFKIYQGVTDIVAALSLGTGTAIGAQIGARLVPKVPAWFIKTIFGAVFLYVSLKFILEILGIRI from the coding sequence ATGGATATCGTAATCATAGTTTCGTTAATATTTTTTGGTTTAGTTGCTGGTGTTATCGGTGGTTTTCTAGGAACGGGTGGTTGCGTAATAATGCTTCCAGCACTCTACTTTCTTTACAACTATAGTTTACCAGTCGCTATAGGGACAACGATTGTAGCAGTCATAATTACAGCCTCCTCTGGATCCATAGCTCACATTAAGATAAAGAATGTTGATTATAAAACAGCCCTAGTAGTAGCAGTTTCAGGCGGTATAGGAGCAATCGTAGGCTCAGTAATCTTCCAATACCTCATCACTCAACTACCGCTCCTGAAATTGATATTGGGTTTAGCATTCCTTTATGTCTCGATAAGAATGATCTATGAAGGCGTTTTCCGTAGAAAGACTACTGAGAAAGTGGGTAATATAATTCCTGGAACAACTCTAGCAAAATCTTTACTTGGCTTCTTCATAGGCGTGTTAACAGGGGTAATAGGTCTCGGAGGAGGATACGCTCTAGTCCCATCATTTATATATCTTCTAGGTTCTCCTGTAAAGATAGCGGTGGGCACATCTTTAACTTCATTCATAAGCATGGCAGTTATCTCTGGAAGCTTTAAGATATATCAAGGAGTAACAGATATAGTTGCAGCACTATCTCTTGGAACTGGAACAGCTATAGGAGCCCAGATAGGTGCACGACTAGTGCCAAAAGTCCCAGCATGGTTCATCAAAACAATCTTTGGAGCAGTCTTCCTCTACGTCTCACTAAAATTCATACTAGAGATCCTCGGAATAAGAATATAA